The genomic interval GTTGGTGTGGGATCGACACAGGGCAAATCCATTTCAATGTATTAAGAAACTCATCACCAATATTAGGTGCATCTCTCATAAGTTCAACATCAAACACTTCATTAATCCACTCCTCTTTCACAATGGAAGCTACCCAATGTGGAAAAGAAAGACCATCCATAGCCTCGCTAGGTGATTTTCCAGTTAAGAGCTCCAAAATGATCACTCCAAGATTATAGACATCAGTCTTGGTACTTTCATTGTTGATTTTGGAGAGTTTTGGTGCACTATAACCTAGCATGCCTGCAATGGCAATCACGTTGGTGTTTCCAGCAGTAGTCATAAGCCTGGAGAGTCCAACATCTGCAATCTTTAGGTTGTTTTGCTCATCAAGCAGCATGTTgctttgtcacaacccgaactatggcctggccgtgatggtcatcctgaaccatgaaagcacagaacgcccttctctatctggtaatcaatgcaaaatattcatataaataaagaagatgtgGAATCAtaatctgctacggaaacatggtcaattctgaatttcaacataaggatggaaaattgaaaatcaactacatctaataacatCTGATTCAGTTTCCAAAATCTTTACTATAAGGAATCCTGATAGCTGTCTaatactgggacaaggcccccagtagaccaaaatggAAATAAATACCATAATATGAAAAGATAGACCTtccggaatagagaaggctcaccaactggacactgcaactctgtctgattaGTGCTATTTcttttttggacccctagactgagcctcagaacctggagggaggagggggcaatacagatgtactggtatgcaaagtagtccaaaataaaacttttatataagtgaaataatgagagagaaaattgtcaaaatatcatgaataaatAGTTACAAAACACTTGGGCAATTTTctacaaaatcataaatcattctggACAATGCAGTTCTATTCTTCGTATTAATTCTGAGataggtggtacacccctacaattctaaaatcccaCGGGTGGTATGGAattcgccattgactcggcggggaagcccccaacgcAAGTGTGCCGTAAGGGTTGGATTTTCTATTCtaatacgccacacgacactaggccaacgtaatataatatacccgaatcgacaaatcacggttttggaaaatgagttgtctgaactcatgcctttttcggggaaccacctaagcactctttattcccaatttttttatcctgttctaaatcatgcattttCTTTCTAGCTTCAACATCTGAAAGGTCTGATTTCAAACAAGCATTCTATTCTGCTCTGAATtatcatgacataatctaaattggtgtccccacaccaagacttgcatgtcctatttttgagtcataatgcatcatccataattctttcattaaaacacagttcgGACCACCTAaacatgcaaacaatataaaagatttcatgttccaagaACACATGTCAAAACTATGTTGAGATTGTTCAAACATATAGTGGTCATGTGCTTTtagcaaaatcatgcactctttcattatatgaatattttcaacatttatcaacatgcacaacCCACTCTTTTGAATTCGATACCATAGATCAATTTGTAGCattaatcaagatatttcatatcatgcttttcaaaatactttcaaaacaatctatatcataagaaaattggGAAAATCATACCAAGAGAGGGATTTATGttagtcatgctctcaattaattcataaatcataaaacatatgcgcacgtatatataatttcaaatcaatttgggggaggtcaaaagaccaaaacaataccttcaatatttctaaaacatgaatgtattcataaatcatcCCTttctaaaaatcatgatttctatgcccatgagattttaggaaaaccccgcgtacctcgaaTTAGGAATTCGATGGATGactcttgaagcctacggtttggggatcccaaatcttcaataaattttgaaaactcacggttgaatcttgatttatttgagtttttagtttgaaacctttgggagtgttcttgagaattttagaagaatgtggatgtattttggagaattggggactaaatttcatgtttatggctgaataagggtgggaaaaggaccatttcgCCCTAAAaaggagtgtttaagtcactggGGTCATAATgtatgcggcgcacaccttattGCATAAGATAGGTTGTGCGACATGcactttatcgcacacattagggtGTGCTTTgtacaccttatggcataatTTAGGGTATGCGTCACATACCTTATGTTAGGCAACACACTCCACTTTATAAAGCCATAACTTCTAGCTCAGGTGttgaattttggtaaaattggtatcgttggaaagataattcgaagacctttcatttgctATATAGTAGGCCCTATAATTCGATATATGTTGGGAGTTATGGTACCTGGAAATTAACTCAAGTTtagatgctcactaaaactcCATGGatggaaaagctttcaactcgtccttgagttaagagacctctatgatctcaattcatgctcaactagattcatacactacataattgattaacacactatattttcaataaatttatgatttttggaaTGTGTACAAGTAGAAATGTCGGTTTACATTCTAGCATAAAAGTATgggatgttacattatcccccttgggatcatttgtccccaaatGATGATACGGCATACAGTCATGCACGATTTCAAGCATATTAAGGTATAGAATAATAAGACAAGGATTCGTACCTTTCATTTCATCATTCACCCGATCAAACAAGtctgggtatctatctctcatgcCATCTTcagattcccaagttgcttctttaactttctgattcctccacaacactttaactgaggctaactctttgttcctcaattttCTAACTTGACGATCTAATATTGGTACTGgttcttcttcataggataaggagtctgtcaccttGATTTCTTCTACAGGTAACACAAAAGAATGGTCCCcgatgcacttcttcaacatggacacacAAAATATcagatgaacagaacccaaattagcaggcaactctaactcatacgcaactgcACCTATCCTCCTCAAGATCTGATAGGGTCCTATATAGtgaggactcaacttacctttcttcccgaattgcataactcccttcataggagaaaattttagaaatacccaatcaccaacctcaaactctaaatctctcctcctaacatcggcataagatttttggcaactctgagctgtcttaagtcattctctaatgactaTAAGATCCTGCATTGCCTGAAAAAGTTCAGGCCCAAACTTCTGTGTCTCACCTActttataccatcctatcggggacctatatctcctcccatacaatgcctcaaacggtgccatcttaatactggaatggaaactgttattatacgcgaactctatTAGTGGCAAGTGCTCTACCCAGCTACCCT from Capsicum annuum cultivar UCD-10X-F1 unplaced genomic scaffold, UCD10Xv1.1 ctg3774, whole genome shotgun sequence carries:
- the LOC107876916 gene encoding probably inactive leucine-rich repeat receptor-like protein kinase IMK2, which translates into the protein MLLDEQNNLKIADVGLSRLMTTAGNTNVIAIAGMLGYSAPKLSKINNESTKTDVYNLGVIILELLTGKSPSEAMDGLSFPHWVASIVKEEWINEVFDVELMRDAPNIGDEFLNTLKWICPVSIPHQLLGQKLHKYYRNWRR